A DNA window from Anas acuta chromosome 4, bAnaAcu1.1, whole genome shotgun sequence contains the following coding sequences:
- the RFC1 gene encoding replication factor C subunit 1 isoform X1, whose translation MAATPGGSGTTKDIRKFFGVVPPGKRQECENVKKSDKIKNGEGDSSGKKRGKETKVKNSPSEDIPKQKQTNKKKRIIYDSDSEEEVQSVKKSKKPSEKKAATSKLGKVLKQHPVVYVSETDDDDDFVNKRISLKPKENGASAISCPGSTTVKKEDVKPRAKPKPLSPVKLTPTSALDYFGTSSVQRSEKKLVASKRKEPSQSRDSTVDDEAIARQLQLEEDSELERQLHEDEEFAKTLAMLDETPQKKKARRDSEEQTVLSIKSSPNVTEGYKQSQRVKATNSAGEAKQTKSENSKGSHLPPQSTDSKLAEKSTDKTLPLKPTSKLVALKRKEEIAEKERGTQSSVSKEKPLGKEEKKTPKKEKISPKKAESVSPEDSEKKRNNYQAYRSFLNREGPKALGSKEIPQGAENCLEGLTFVITGVLESIERDEAKSLIERYGGKVTGNVSKKTNYLVMGRDCGQSKCEKASALGTKIIDEDGLFDLVRTMPGKKSKYELAAESEAKKTESRHKKTPQKTEAGKKSFSPLKREADIKKRNSTPEKGATFKSVKKETAAIRKLTDFKQQAVEKKEVPEPKGNLVSESNENGTERLLWVDKYKPTSLKAIIGQQGEQSCANKLLRWLRNWHKNTSEDGQAKASKLGGKDDGISSKAALLSGPPGVGKTTTAALVCKELGYSYVELNASDTRSKNSLKEVVAESLNNTSIKDFCSGTSSSVSGKHVLIMDEVDGMAGNEDRGGIQELIGLIKHTKIPIICMCNDRNHPKIRSLVHYCFDLRFQRPRLEQIKGAMMSIAFKEGLKIPPPAMHEIILAANQDIRQVLHNLNMWCAKDKSLTYDEAKTDASRAKKDIKLGPFDVVRKVFAAGEEASRMSLIDKSDLFFHDYSLAPLFVQENYVHVKPAAAGGDLKKHLMLLSRAADSICDGDLVDRQIRSKQNWNLLPTQAIYSSVLPGELMRGYMSQFPVFPSWLGKFSSTGKHERIVQELAMHMSLRTQMCKRTVNMEYLSYLRDALVQPLKDFGADGVQQAITFMDSYCLMKEDVENIMEISMWGGKPSPFSKLDSKVKAAFTRAYNKEAHLTPYSLNSVKTSKRQSASMATSELSEDLNVDETQSDEDEQDSVESDAMIKQKKAKSSKLPKREKNDEPTKKEGKRKEKTRH comes from the exons ATTCAGAAGAGGAGGTGCAGTCAGTGAAAAAGTCCAAGAAGCCATCAGAGAAAAAAGCAGCCACTTCAAAACTTGGTAAAGTTCTAAAGCAGCATCCTGTTGTTTATGTTTCAGAGACAG atgatgatgatgacttTGTCAATAAGAGAATTTCCCTGAAACCAAAGGAGAATGGGGCATCAGCCATCAGTTGCCCAGGATCAACGACGGTGAAAAAGGAAGATGTAAAACCACGAGCTAAACCCAAGCCATTATCTCCAGTGAAGCTGACTCCCACCTCAGCTCTCGATTACTTTGGGACAAGTAGCGTCCAGCGATCAGAAAAGAAACTGGTAGCAAGTAAAAGGAAGGAA CCCTCACAAAGCAGGGACAGCACAGTGGACGATGAAGCCATTGCTAGGCAACTGCAGCTTGAAGAAGATTCAGAG CTGGAGAGACAGTTGCATGAAGATGAAGAATTTGCTAAGACTTTGGCCATGTTGGATGAAACACCACAGAAGAAGAAG GCTCGGAGGGATTCAGAAGAGCAGACAGTACTGAGCATCAAGAGCAGTCCTAATGTGACAGAGGGATACAAGCAATCTCAGAGAG TGAAAGCAACAAACTCTGCAggtgaagcaaaacaaactaaatCTGAAAACTCAAAAGGGTCCCATTTACCCCCACAATCAACTGATAGTAAACTAGCAGAAAAGTCAACTGATAAGACCTTGCCTTTGAAGCCTACCTCTAAGCTTGTGGCTCTGAAACGAAAAGAAGAGATtgctgaaaaggaaagaggCACTCAAAGTTCAGtatcaaaagaaaaacctctgggaaaagaagagaagaaaacaccaaagaaGGAGAAAATTTCTCCAAAGAAGGCTGAG TCTGTAAGTCCTGAGGACTCTGAAAAGAAGCGAAACAATTATCAAGCCTACCGAAGCTTCCTTAATCGCGAGGGTCCAAAAGCCCTGGGTTCCAAAGAGATACCTCAA GGAGCTGAAAACTGCTTGGAAGGCCTGACATTCGTAATTACAGGAGTTCTGGAGTCTATTGAAAGAGATGAGGCCAAATCTCTGATTGAACGTTATGGAGGAAAAGTAACTGGGAATGTCAGCAAGAAGACTAACTACCTGGTTATGGGACGAGACTGTGGCCAATCTAAATGTGAAAAG GCATCTGCTTTAGGGACAAAAATTATTGATGAAGATGGCCTATTTGATCTTGTTCGAACTATGCCAGGCAAGAAGTCCAAATACGAGCTGGCAGCTGAATCAGag gCCAAGAAAACAGAGTCGAGACATAAAAAGACACCACAAAAAACTGAAGCTGGCAAAAAGAGTTTTAGCCCCCTCAAAAGGGAAgctgatattaaaaaaagaaattctactCCTGAGAAGGGAGCTACCTTCAAATCTGttaagaaagaaactgctgccATTCGAAAGCTTACAGACTTTAAACAGCAAGCAGTGGAGAAGAAAGAAGTCCCAGAACCTAAGGGGAACTTGGTCTCTGAGAGTAATGAAAACGGAACAGAGAGATTGCTATGGGTGGATAAATACAAGCCCACATCTCTCAAGGCAATCATTGGACAGCAGGGTGAGCAAAGCTGTGCCAACAAACTTCTCCGATGGCTCCGAAACTGGCACAAGAATACCTCGGAAGATGGACAAG CAAAGGCCAGCAAACTTGGAGGCAAAGATGATGGTATTAGCTCTAAAGCAGCATTACTTTCTGGTCCACCTGGAGTTGGTAAAACCACTACAGCTGCTTTAGTTTGTAAG GAACTGGGGTATAGCTACGTGGAGCTGAATGCCAGTGACACTCGGAGTAAGAACAGTCTAAAGGAAGTAGTTGCTGAATCGCTTAACAACACCAGCATCAAAGACTTCTGTTCTG GCACATCCTCATCAGTTAGCGGGAAACATGTATTGATCATGGATGAAGTGGATGGTATGGCAGGCAATGAAGACAGAGGAGGGATTCAG GAGTTGATCGGTTTgattaaacacacaaaaatacccATCATCTGCATGTGTAATGATCGAAACCATCCTAAAATTCGTTCCTTGGTCCACTACTGTTTTGATCTTCGTTTTCAGAGACCTCGTCTAGAGCAGATTAAG GGTGCCATGATGTCTATTGCGTTTAAAGAAGGCTTAAAAATTCCACCACCTGCTATGCATGAGATAATCCTGGCAGCAAATCAAGACATCAGACAG GTTTTACATAATCTTAATATGTGGTGTGCAAAAGATAAATCATTGACTTATGATGAAGCCAAAACAGATGCCAGCAGAGCTAAGAAGGATATCAAACTG GGCCCTTTTGACGTTGTCCGGAAGGTTtttgctgctggagaggaggcTTCCCGTATGTCTCTCATAGACAAATCTGACCTTTTCTTCCATGACTATTCCCTAGCACCTCTTTTTGTCCAAGAGAACTATGTACATGTgaaaccagcagctgctgg ggGAGATCTGAAAAAGCACTTGATGCTCTTGAGTAGAGCAGCTGATAGTATATGTGACGGTGATCTAGTGGACAGACAGATTCGTAGCAAGCAAAACTGGAACCTTCTACCAACACAG gctaTTTATTCGAGTGTTCTCCCCGGGGAGCTGATGAGAGGTTACATGTCCCAGTTTCCTGTCTTTCCCAGCTGGCTGGGGAAATTTTCATCAACAGGCAAACATGAACGTATCGTCCAAGAACTGGCAATGCACATGAGTCTCAG AACCCAGATGTGCAAGAGGACAGTAAACATGGAGTACCTGTCTTATCTGCGGGATGCACTTGTCCAGCCTTTGAAAGACTTTGGAGCAGATGGTGTACAACAAGCTATAACCTTCATGGACTCTTACTGCCTGATGAAAGAAGATGTTGAAAATATCATGGAAATAAGCATGTGGGGAGGCAAACCCAGTCCTTTTTCAAAGCTGGATTCCAAG GTCAAAGCCGCTTTTACGCGTGCCTACAACAAAGAGGCACATCTGACTCCGTATTCCCTGAATTCTGTGAAGACATCTAAAAGGCAGTCAGCATCCATGGCAACCTCTGAACTGAGTGAGGACCTGAATGTGGATGAGACCCAGTCTGATGAGGATGAGCAAGACAGCGTTGAAAGCGATGCAATGATTAAG CAAAAGAAGGCGAAGTCTTCCAAGCTgccaaaaagagagaaaaacgatgaaccaacaaaaaaagaagggaaaaggaaggagaaaacaagacatTAA